In Bacteroidetes bacterium GWF2_43_63, the following proteins share a genomic window:
- a CDS encoding RNA-binding protein — protein sequence MNIYVGNLNYKVNGDRLKTVFSEFGEVESAVVITDKFTGKSKGFGFVTMTNDDDAERAIAELNGKDVDGRQMVVNQARPREENR from the coding sequence ATGAACATTTACGTAGGAAACCTGAATTACAAAGTTAACGGAGATCGTCTGAAAACTGTATTCTCAGAATTCGGAGAAGTTGAATCTGCAGTTGTTATTACTGACAAATTCACCGGAAAAAGCAAAGGTTTTGGTTTTGTTACCATGACTAACGATGATGATGCAGAGCGCGCTATTGCTGAATTAAACGGCAAAGACGTTGACGGTCGTCAGATGGTTGTGAACCAGGCAAGACCAAGAGAAGAAAACCGCTAG
- a CDS encoding transcription-repair coupling factor → MSGIIAPVVSTESYRSLSDRIRSGENVVIALEGLAGSAHAMLISLTASESGNSQMIVAANREDAMSLYDDLENLLAEKKLLPGDKSVVFFPTLYRKDHAPAETDSRHLLMRAEALRSLHSNKTTCLVTWPAALCTRVPNAGFMLQNSLVLNAGEKIDLDFIEEVLTGYDFRLVDFVCEPGEFALRGGICDVYSFADENPFRITFSGNTAESIRSFDPATQLTISNHTTIQILPDLSRMQNEDDLVPVFDLLHENTCVWINDPSAAQRFREECLRLKNTNLIPSKKILDPDVWDRSFSKFLQVYTCQIPLSAKDTERIVFSFSPQPPVNRKFDWFVEEVFSRLSAGWSVNILAENAQQIDRLFAILKDIESQKRIRITDKIGILKFSLGEGFSDNLSKVALYTDHQLFNRYRRSGLHDRFSRPERLSINELVNLQPGDYVVHINHGIGRYAGLEKVEVNGQIQEAIRLLYKDDDELLVSIHALHRISKYVGKDGSAPSIDRIGGASWTTRKNKAKKKVKDIARELIKLYAKRRAAKGYAFSPDTYLQHELEASFIYEDTPDQVKATEAIKVDLEADFPMDRLICGDVGFGKTELAVRAAFKAVADSKQVALLVPTTILAFQHFCTFKDRLEELPARVEYLNRFRSAKEQKETLQKLKEGQVDILIGTHRILSKDVEFKNLGLLIIDEEQKFGVGAKEKLRNLKENVDTLTLTATPIPRTLQFSLMGARDMSVLRTPPPNRYPVQTEVLTFDPEVIRDAVRFEIQRGGQVFFVHNRIQNIMDIANLVRSLVPEARVDIGHGQMPGDEMEKVMLRFVAGEIDVFISTTIVESGLDVPNANTMILNDAQNFGLSDMHQLRGRVGRSNQKAFCYLFTPPEVILSDESRKRLRAITEFSDLGSGFQIAMRDLDIRGAGNILGAEQSGFISEIGYEMYQKILDEAIAELKDDEIPDAEGKVQSGPRKYVHDVVIETDASILIPDNYVPSVAERLLLYKELNEIETEEQLETFVFMLNDRFGNVPRPTVELVAAVRLKWLAKNMAIEKLILKNGLLTLYFISKKESPFFNSTTFQNIIDFTVKNPRRCLMKEHNERLVMKVDKIGSVAAAIEVMGEMIQG, encoded by the coding sequence ATTTCCGGAATCATTGCACCAGTTGTTAGTACTGAAAGTTACCGCAGTCTATCAGACCGGATTCGTTCAGGTGAAAATGTTGTGATTGCACTGGAAGGTCTTGCTGGTTCTGCCCATGCAATGCTGATTTCGCTCACTGCATCCGAATCGGGCAATAGTCAAATGATTGTTGCTGCCAATCGCGAGGATGCCATGTCGCTTTATGACGACCTCGAAAATTTGCTGGCGGAAAAAAAATTGTTGCCGGGAGACAAGTCTGTAGTTTTTTTTCCGACGCTTTATCGGAAAGATCATGCACCGGCTGAAACCGATTCGCGTCATTTGCTGATGCGGGCCGAGGCCCTTCGGTCGTTGCACAGCAACAAAACGACCTGTCTGGTCACATGGCCTGCTGCTCTTTGCACCCGTGTTCCCAATGCTGGTTTTATGCTGCAAAATTCGCTGGTGCTCAATGCCGGTGAAAAAATCGATCTTGATTTTATCGAAGAAGTGCTCACTGGCTATGATTTCCGGTTGGTCGATTTTGTATGCGAACCGGGTGAGTTTGCGTTGCGAGGCGGAATCTGCGATGTGTACTCGTTTGCCGATGAAAACCCTTTCAGAATCACCTTTTCAGGTAATACAGCGGAAAGCATTCGCTCTTTTGATCCGGCTACGCAGCTGACAATTTCAAACCACACGACCATTCAGATTTTACCAGATTTGAGCCGGATGCAAAATGAGGATGACCTGGTGCCTGTTTTTGATCTGCTGCATGAAAACACCTGTGTGTGGATCAATGATCCTTCGGCTGCACAACGCTTCAGAGAAGAATGCCTGCGGCTGAAAAATACCAATCTGATTCCTTCAAAAAAAATTCTGGATCCTGATGTTTGGGATCGTTCGTTCTCGAAATTCCTGCAGGTGTACACTTGCCAGATCCCGCTTTCAGCAAAAGATACTGAAAGAATTGTTTTTTCTTTTTCACCTCAGCCTCCTGTCAATAGAAAATTTGACTGGTTTGTTGAGGAGGTTTTTTCTCGCTTATCTGCTGGCTGGTCAGTAAACATACTCGCGGAAAACGCGCAGCAGATCGATCGTCTGTTTGCAATTCTGAAAGATATTGAGTCGCAAAAACGCATAAGGATTACCGATAAAATCGGCATACTTAAGTTTTCTTTGGGCGAAGGATTTTCGGACAATCTCAGCAAAGTTGCGCTCTATACCGATCATCAGCTGTTCAATCGCTATCGCCGCAGTGGATTGCACGATCGGTTCAGCCGCCCGGAACGACTTTCGATCAATGAGCTTGTAAACCTGCAGCCAGGCGATTATGTTGTGCACATCAATCATGGAATCGGTCGCTATGCGGGTTTGGAAAAAGTGGAGGTGAATGGTCAAATCCAGGAAGCCATTCGGTTACTTTATAAAGATGATGATGAATTGCTGGTAAGCATTCATGCCTTACACCGGATTTCGAAATATGTTGGTAAAGATGGCTCTGCGCCTTCAATTGACAGAATTGGCGGGGCTTCATGGACCACCAGAAAAAACAAAGCGAAGAAAAAAGTAAAGGATATTGCGCGTGAGCTGATAAAGCTCTATGCCAAGCGCCGTGCGGCAAAGGGATATGCTTTTTCACCCGACACTTATCTGCAGCATGAACTTGAAGCTTCGTTTATTTATGAAGACACGCCCGATCAGGTGAAAGCTACGGAGGCCATCAAAGTGGATCTGGAAGCCGATTTTCCGATGGATCGCCTTATTTGCGGCGATGTTGGATTTGGTAAAACCGAGCTTGCAGTGCGGGCTGCATTCAAAGCCGTGGCTGACAGTAAGCAGGTGGCATTGCTTGTGCCGACGACTATACTTGCTTTTCAGCACTTTTGCACATTCAAAGACCGACTCGAAGAATTACCTGCGCGCGTTGAATACCTGAATCGTTTCCGTTCGGCAAAAGAACAAAAGGAAACCTTGCAAAAGCTGAAGGAAGGCCAGGTTGACATACTCATAGGCACGCATCGTATCCTCAGCAAAGATGTTGAATTTAAAAATCTCGGTTTGCTGATTATTGATGAGGAGCAGAAATTTGGCGTAGGTGCTAAAGAAAAACTTCGTAACCTGAAAGAGAATGTTGATACGCTAACGCTGACTGCGACTCCGATTCCGCGCACATTGCAATTTTCACTCATGGGCGCCCGTGACATGAGCGTGCTTCGAACCCCGCCTCCCAACCGCTATCCGGTGCAAACAGAGGTGTTGACTTTCGATCCGGAAGTAATTCGTGATGCAGTCAGATTTGAGATTCAGCGCGGTGGGCAGGTGTTTTTTGTCCACAACCGGATTCAAAATATTATGGATATCGCCAACCTTGTGCGAAGCTTAGTGCCCGAAGCCCGTGTGGATATTGGTCATGGTCAGATGCCCGGCGACGAAATGGAAAAGGTAATGCTGCGGTTTGTGGCCGGCGAAATCGATGTGTTTATTTCCACTACCATTGTCGAATCAGGGCTTGATGTGCCCAATGCCAATACAATGATTCTGAACGATGCACAGAATTTCGGCCTCAGCGATATGCATCAGCTGCGCGGGCGTGTAGGCCGTTCTAATCAAAAAGCTTTTTGCTATTTATTCACGCCGCCAGAAGTGATATTGAGCGATGAATCGCGCAAAAGACTCCGGGCCATAACTGAATTTTCAGATCTTGGATCTGGCTTCCAGATTGCAATGCGCGATCTTGATATCCGGGGCGCCGGCAATATTCTCGGTGCTGAACAAAGTGGCTTTATTTCAGAGATCGGCTATGAAATGTATCAGAAAATTCTCGATGAGGCCATTGCCGAACTGAAAGACGATGAAATTCCGGATGCTGAAGGCAAGGTTCAGAGCGGTCCTCGCAAATACGTGCACGATGTTGTAATCGAAACCGACGCGAGTATTCTTATTCCGGACAACTATGTACCGTCAGTCGCAGAGCGGCTTTTACTGTATAAAGAGCTTAATGAAATTGAAACGGAAGAGCAGTTGGAAACCTTTGTATTTATGCTCAACGATCGCTTTGGTAATGTTCCGCGTCCGACAGTCGAGCTTGTTGCAGCGGTGCGCCTGAAGTGGCTTGCAAAGAATATGGCCATCGAAAAACTGATTCTTAAAAACGGGTTGCTCACCCTTTATTTTATTTCAAAAAAAGAATCTCCATTTTTCAATTCCACTACTTTTCAAAACATCATCGATTTTACCGTAAAAAATCCGCGCCGCTGCCTGATGAAAGAACACAACGAGCGATTGGTTATGAAAGTGGATAAGATTGGTTCGGTTGCTGCGGCTATTGAAGTGATGGGAGAGATGATTCAGGGGTGA
- a CDS encoding adenine deaminase encodes MTISGQIIDIRNRRIFAGEVVVENGKIAAINELETAPEQFILPGFIDAHVHIESSMLAPSRFAELAVKQGTVATVSDPHEIANVLGVEGVKFMIENGKSVPFNFFFGAPSCVPATPFETAGFSINAAQTAELMRNPDIWYLGEMMNFPGVIFDDPEVHAKIKAALDAGKPVDGHAPMLSGEQLIKYAKAGISTDHECTNIEEAEEKIKLGMKILIREGSAARDFDMLYTLIDKYPNDVMLCTDDCHPDELMRGHINVKVKNAIERGMDLFNVLQVACVNPVQHYHLPVGTLNTGDNADFIVIGSWRDMDVQQVYIKGEKVYNEGEVLIESKAFTPINNFSRQAVSASDFVVEAKGENIKVIIAKDGELLTESAVVKAKLEAGNIVSDVEEDILKITVLNRYDNSKPAIGFIKGIGIQRGALACSVAHDSHNLIAVGTDDEMLAAALNKIIASKGGLAAVDAISSEHLALPLAGLMSDRKGEEVAAYYHALNQKAAEMGSPLRAPFMTLAFMALLVIPKLKLSDKGLFDGTAFSFTELFV; translated from the coding sequence ATGACAATTTCAGGACAAATCATTGATATTCGCAATCGTCGCATTTTTGCAGGCGAAGTTGTTGTTGAAAACGGGAAAATCGCTGCCATCAATGAGCTGGAAACAGCTCCGGAACAGTTTATCCTGCCAGGGTTCATCGATGCGCATGTGCATATTGAAAGCTCAATGCTTGCTCCATCGCGTTTTGCTGAGCTTGCAGTGAAGCAGGGGACTGTGGCTACGGTTTCCGATCCGCATGAAATTGCCAATGTACTTGGTGTAGAAGGTGTGAAGTTTATGATCGAAAATGGGAAATCGGTTCCGTTTAATTTCTTTTTTGGTGCGCCTTCATGTGTGCCTGCGACTCCTTTTGAGACTGCCGGATTTTCGATCAATGCCGCTCAAACCGCAGAGCTAATGCGTAATCCTGATATTTGGTATCTGGGCGAAATGATGAATTTCCCGGGCGTTATTTTCGACGATCCGGAAGTACATGCCAAGATCAAAGCAGCGCTGGATGCCGGAAAGCCAGTGGATGGTCATGCTCCGATGCTTTCGGGTGAACAATTGATTAAATACGCCAAAGCTGGTATCAGTACCGATCATGAGTGTACCAATATTGAAGAAGCTGAAGAAAAAATCAAATTGGGAATGAAAATTCTCATTCGCGAAGGCAGCGCTGCGCGCGACTTTGACATGCTTTATACGCTTATCGATAAATATCCGAATGACGTTATGCTCTGTACCGACGATTGTCATCCCGATGAACTGATGCGTGGTCATATAAATGTAAAAGTAAAAAATGCCATTGAGCGAGGCATGGATCTATTCAATGTACTGCAGGTGGCTTGCGTCAACCCTGTGCAGCATTATCATCTTCCGGTCGGAACGCTGAATACAGGCGACAATGCGGATTTCATTGTTATCGGCAGCTGGCGCGACATGGATGTGCAGCAAGTTTATATAAAAGGTGAAAAAGTGTATAATGAAGGTGAAGTATTAATTGAGTCAAAAGCTTTTACCCCGATCAATAATTTTTCTCGGCAAGCAGTTTCCGCGTCGGATTTTGTTGTTGAAGCAAAAGGGGAGAACATTAAAGTTATAATCGCAAAAGATGGCGAATTGCTCACTGAGAGTGCGGTTGTAAAAGCGAAATTGGAAGCTGGGAATATAGTAAGCGATGTTGAAGAGGACATTTTAAAGATTACCGTTTTAAATCGCTATGATAACAGCAAACCAGCGATTGGATTTATTAAGGGAATTGGAATTCAGCGGGGCGCACTGGCTTGTTCTGTCGCGCACGACAGTCATAACCTGATTGCCGTAGGCACCGACGATGAAATGCTTGCAGCCGCACTCAACAAAATTATTGCGAGCAAAGGCGGGCTTGCAGCAGTGGATGCAATATCGTCGGAGCACCTGGCTTTGCCACTGGCCGGGCTTATGTCGGACCGTAAAGGCGAAGAAGTAGCCGCATATTATCATGCGCTGAATCAGAAGGCAGCCGAGATGGGATCGCCGCTGCGCGCGCCATTCATGACGCTTGCTTTTATGGCGCTGCTGGTTATTCCGAAGCTTAAGCTCAGCGATAAGGGGCTGTTTGACGGGACGGCTTTTTCGTTTACGGAGCTGTTTGTATAA